The Corynebacterium confusum genome has a window encoding:
- a CDS encoding C40 family peptidase, whose product MQVITQALKTISAMRPADLPAGLELPVNPDVAAVEPLARISQTDATPVLAAANALGSDRESLHQALARGRDLVFAAGGDIVGIAVELGRQALPVALGMLAINPAARAAAAAQLAALAQQFVARAGARVAQLIEELAAAAQPLVDIAASHVGSALPSEERGAHAVAALKEQASLPGAGGGHAPEALPETAPENEVELVAHQEGTGGEDGGNAAGKAAVKAALSQQGTPYVWGGTTPNGFDCSGLTQWAYAQAGVDLLRTADQQAVGRQVDASELQEGDLAVWDGHVAMYAGNGQMVEAGDPVQVNPVRTSNIGMQFLGFWRPTG is encoded by the coding sequence ATGCAGGTCATCACCCAAGCCCTCAAGACCATCTCCGCGATGCGCCCGGCCGACCTCCCCGCAGGCTTGGAGCTGCCCGTCAACCCTGATGTCGCCGCGGTGGAGCCGCTCGCACGCATCAGCCAGACCGACGCCACCCCGGTGCTGGCGGCTGCCAACGCCCTGGGCAGCGACCGTGAGTCCCTGCACCAGGCGCTCGCCCGCGGGCGGGACCTGGTCTTTGCCGCCGGCGGTGACATCGTGGGCATCGCCGTGGAGCTGGGGCGTCAGGCCCTGCCCGTCGCGCTGGGCATGCTAGCCATCAACCCGGCGGCCCGCGCCGCGGCGGCCGCCCAGCTGGCGGCCTTGGCCCAGCAGTTCGTCGCCCGGGCGGGCGCCCGCGTGGCCCAGCTGATCGAGGAACTCGCCGCGGCCGCGCAGCCGCTGGTCGATATCGCCGCCTCCCACGTGGGCTCCGCCCTGCCGTCGGAAGAACGCGGCGCGCACGCGGTCGCCGCGCTCAAGGAGCAGGCCTCCCTCCCCGGCGCCGGGGGAGGCCACGCGCCGGAGGCCCTGCCGGAGACCGCGCCGGAAAACGAGGTCGAGCTGGTCGCCCACCAGGAAGGTACCGGCGGGGAGGACGGCGGCAACGCCGCGGGCAAGGCGGCGGTTAAGGCCGCGCTGTCCCAGCAGGGCACGCCTTACGTCTGGGGCGGGACGACCCCGAACGGCTTCGACTGCTCCGGCCTGACCCAGTGGGCCTACGCCCAGGCCGGGGTCGACCTGCTGCGCACGGCGGACCAGCAGGCCGTCGGCCGGCAGGTGGACGCCAGCGAGTTGCAGGAGGGCGACCTGGCGGTATGGGACGGGCACGTGGCCATGTACGCCGGCAACGGCCAGATGGTCGAGGCCGGCGATCCGGTCCAGGTCAACCCGGTGCGCACCTCCAATATCGGGATGCAATTCCTCGGATTCTGGCGGCCTACTGGCTAA
- a CDS encoding transducer protein Htr23 — translation MSILDVDPDLTRQLATDVARNAQGSLPAPPAIPLDAATHDFGARLAAAVTNINQRTERLRADLAHISRAGYALAAAAAATDEHTAGRLAAHAGGS, via the coding sequence ATGAGTATTCTCGACGTTGACCCAGACCTGACCCGCCAACTAGCCACCGACGTAGCCCGCAACGCCCAAGGCAGCCTGCCTGCCCCGCCCGCGATACCCCTGGATGCCGCCACGCACGACTTCGGCGCCCGCCTGGCCGCCGCTGTGACCAATATCAATCAACGCACAGAGCGCCTGCGCGCGGACCTGGCGCATATTTCCCGGGCCGGCTACGCCCTGGCCGCGGCCGCGGCCGCCACCGACGAGCACACTGCCGGCCGCCTTGCCGCCCACGCGGGAGGTTCCTGA
- the upp gene encoding uracil phosphoribosyltransferase: METYVVDHPLAASRLTLMRDARSDNTAFRAALKDLGTMLVYEAARNLPVEHFDCQTPVDVAEGTRLQDPPIIVPIIRAGLGMIDPALAMIPDAQVGFIGMARNEETHEPVPYLEALPEDLSGRTVFVVDPMLATGGSLLHSLRLLADRGATDITAICMVSAQPGVDALANSGLPVRLVTACIDPSLDEDAYIVPGLGDAGDRLYGPRNIDF, translated from the coding sequence ATGGAAACCTACGTTGTTGATCACCCCCTCGCGGCGTCCCGCCTGACCCTGATGCGCGACGCCCGCAGCGATAACACGGCTTTCCGCGCCGCACTGAAGGACCTGGGCACCATGCTGGTCTACGAGGCCGCGCGGAACTTGCCGGTGGAGCACTTCGACTGCCAGACCCCGGTGGACGTGGCGGAAGGCACCCGCCTGCAGGACCCGCCGATCATCGTGCCGATCATCCGCGCCGGCCTGGGGATGATCGACCCCGCGCTGGCGATGATCCCCGACGCCCAGGTCGGCTTCATCGGCATGGCGCGCAACGAGGAGACCCACGAGCCGGTCCCGTACCTGGAGGCCCTGCCGGAGGACCTGTCCGGCCGCACCGTCTTCGTGGTCGATCCCATGCTGGCCACCGGCGGCTCGCTGCTGCACTCGCTGCGGCTGCTGGCCGACCGCGGTGCCACCGATATCACCGCCATCTGCATGGTCTCGGCGCAGCCGGGCGTGGACGCGCTGGCCAACTCGGGCCTGCCGGTGCGCCTGGTCACCGCGTGCATCGACCCGAGCCTGGACGAGGACGCCTACATCGTCCCCGGCCTGGGAGATGCCGGCGATCGCCTCTACGGCCCGCGCAACATCGACTTCTAA
- a CDS encoding helix-turn-helix transcriptional regulator has product MSFWKSCGELFASNLRTARVRRGLSQRALADISGVSRNQIGNLERARAADPTVSTVYKLALALEIPPAVLLPYTRQFAASLVAEISDVAAFSPAYVRQRRREATQPAFPGGAGKLRA; this is encoded by the coding sequence TTGAGCTTTTGGAAATCCTGCGGGGAATTATTCGCCAGCAACCTGCGCACCGCGCGGGTGCGCCGCGGCCTGTCCCAGCGGGCGCTGGCGGATATCTCCGGCGTCTCCCGCAACCAGATCGGCAACCTGGAGCGCGCCCGCGCCGCGGATCCGACGGTATCCACGGTCTACAAGCTGGCCCTGGCCCTGGAGATCCCGCCGGCGGTCTTGCTGCCGTATACCCGGCAGTTCGCGGCCTCGCTGGTGGCCGAGATCTCCGACGTCGCCGCCTTTTCTCCGGCGTACGTGCGCCAGCGCCGCCGCGAGGCGACCCAGCCAGCCTTTCCCGGCGGCGCGGGCAAGTTGAGGGCCTGA
- a CDS encoding amidohydrolase, whose amino-acid sequence MADQTGDLVAPQSISAFVSAWFEEHRAEIHGWRRHIHRHPETANREVETTRYIAARLAEYGVSAHRFPETGLMADIGPETEGGRVAFRADIDALPVTEVTGLEFTSEVSGVAHACGHDVHTTVVLGLACAIADYDRAFGLPVGVRVIFQPAEEVWVGGATDVIEWGALKGVHSIFAVHVEPKLRVGRIGVRTGAITSATDIVELTINGPGGHTSRPHLSADVVYALGKVITELPALLSRRVDPRTGTVAVFGQVNSGYAPNAIPETGTASGTVRTADIGVWRKIQGLVTELIEQILAPVGVEHVLSYHRGVPPVLNDDVATALLASAASHIDPQAVVEAPQSSGGEDFSWYLEHVPGSMARLGCWSGDGEQFDLHMGDLVVDERAIGVGIKLFGSVVEQFANSEGVDLG is encoded by the coding sequence ATGGCAGACCAGACGGGAGACCTGGTGGCCCCACAGTCAATCAGCGCGTTCGTCAGCGCCTGGTTCGAGGAGCACCGGGCGGAGATTCACGGCTGGCGCCGCCACATCCACCGCCACCCGGAGACGGCCAACCGGGAGGTAGAGACCACCCGGTATATCGCCGCCCGCCTGGCCGAGTACGGCGTTAGCGCCCACCGCTTCCCGGAGACCGGCCTGATGGCCGACATCGGCCCAGAGACTGAGGGCGGGCGTGTGGCCTTCCGCGCGGACATCGACGCCCTGCCGGTCACGGAGGTCACCGGCCTGGAATTTACCTCGGAGGTTAGCGGGGTCGCGCACGCCTGTGGCCACGACGTGCACACCACCGTGGTGCTGGGCTTGGCCTGCGCCATCGCCGACTATGACCGTGCTTTCGGCCTGCCGGTCGGCGTGCGGGTCATCTTCCAACCCGCCGAAGAAGTCTGGGTGGGCGGGGCCACCGACGTCATCGAGTGGGGCGCGCTAAAGGGCGTGCACTCCATCTTCGCGGTGCACGTGGAGCCCAAGCTGCGCGTCGGGCGCATCGGCGTGCGCACCGGTGCCATCACCTCGGCCACCGACATCGTCGAGCTGACCATCAACGGTCCGGGCGGGCACACCTCCCGCCCGCACCTGTCCGCGGACGTGGTCTACGCGCTGGGCAAGGTGATAACGGAGCTGCCCGCGCTGCTGTCGCGCCGGGTGGATCCGCGCACCGGCACGGTCGCCGTCTTCGGCCAGGTCAACTCCGGCTACGCGCCGAACGCCATCCCGGAGACCGGCACGGCCTCGGGCACGGTGCGCACCGCCGATATCGGGGTCTGGCGCAAGATCCAGGGACTGGTCACCGAGCTCATCGAACAGATCTTGGCCCCCGTCGGCGTCGAGCACGTCCTGTCCTATCACCGCGGCGTTCCGCCGGTGCTTAACGACGACGTGGCCACCGCCCTGCTGGCCAGCGCTGCCAGCCACATTGACCCACAGGCCGTGGTGGAGGCCCCGCAGTCCTCCGGCGGGGAGGATTTCTCCTGGTACCTCGAGCACGTTCCCGGCTCCATGGCGCGCTTGGGTTGCTGGTCCGGCGACGGCGAGCAGTTCGATCTGCACATGGGGGATCTCGTGGTGGACGAGCGCGCCATCGGCGTGGGCATCAAGCTCTTTGGCTCCGTGGTGGAGCAATTCGCGAACTCGGAGGGCGTAGACCTAGGCTAG
- a CDS encoding NAD(P)H-quinone dehydrogenase — translation MSHQSQRIVIIGGGPAGYEAALAGAKYGADIILIEDQGMGGSGILLDCVPSKSFIAGANIKTDLRRAEAMGLNEHLGHMPLALQALNERVQALAANQSGDIQNDMERAGVRVINGRGYFGEDQTASASVCHKITAVHNDGGEEEVLEADLVLIATGATPRILPGAQPDGERILTWQQVYNLQDLPEHLVVVGSGVTGAEFVSAFAELGVKVTMVASRDRILPHDDADAADVLETVLSERGVELEKHARVDTVTRTEDGGVCVKTSDGREIFGSHALMSIGSIPKTKGLGLENVGVSTTKSGHIEVDRVSRTSVAGIYAAGDCSDLFPLASVAAMQGRIAMYHALGEGVSPLRLKTVATAVFTRPEIAAVGFTQAEIENGDVAARTITMPLSTNPRAKMRSLRHGFVKLFCRQTSGRVIGGVVVAPTASELILPIAVAVTNQLTVNQLADSFAVYPSLSGTITEAARRLVAHDDLE, via the coding sequence GTGTCTCACCAGTCGCAGCGAATTGTCATCATCGGCGGCGGCCCCGCAGGTTATGAAGCAGCTTTGGCCGGTGCCAAGTATGGCGCCGACATTATCCTGATTGAAGATCAAGGCATGGGTGGCTCGGGCATCCTGCTGGACTGTGTGCCGTCGAAGTCCTTCATCGCGGGCGCCAACATTAAGACCGACCTGCGGCGTGCGGAGGCCATGGGGCTCAATGAGCACCTGGGGCACATGCCGCTGGCGCTCCAGGCCCTCAACGAGCGAGTGCAGGCCCTGGCCGCCAACCAGTCAGGCGATATCCAAAACGACATGGAGCGCGCCGGCGTGCGCGTCATCAACGGCCGCGGCTACTTCGGCGAGGATCAGACCGCCAGCGCCAGCGTGTGCCACAAGATCACCGCGGTGCACAACGACGGCGGCGAGGAAGAGGTCCTGGAGGCAGACCTGGTGCTGATTGCCACCGGCGCGACCCCGCGCATCCTGCCGGGCGCCCAGCCGGACGGCGAGCGCATCCTGACCTGGCAGCAGGTCTACAACCTGCAGGACCTGCCCGAGCACCTCGTCGTGGTCGGCTCCGGCGTCACCGGTGCGGAGTTCGTCTCCGCCTTCGCGGAGCTGGGCGTGAAGGTCACCATGGTCGCCTCCCGCGACCGCATCCTCCCGCACGACGACGCCGACGCGGCCGACGTGCTGGAGACCGTTCTGTCCGAGCGCGGCGTCGAGCTGGAAAAGCACGCCCGAGTGGACACCGTCACCCGCACCGAGGACGGCGGCGTGTGCGTTAAGACCTCCGACGGCCGCGAGATCTTCGGCTCCCACGCCCTGATGTCGATTGGTTCCATCCCGAAGACGAAAGGCCTGGGCCTGGAGAACGTCGGCGTGTCCACCACCAAGTCCGGCCACATCGAGGTCGACCGTGTCTCGCGCACCAGCGTGGCCGGCATCTATGCCGCCGGTGACTGCTCCGACCTGTTCCCGCTGGCCTCCGTGGCCGCCATGCAGGGCCGCATTGCCATGTACCACGCCCTGGGCGAGGGCGTGTCCCCGCTGCGCCTGAAGACCGTTGCCACAGCCGTGTTCACCCGCCCGGAGATCGCGGCCGTCGGCTTCACCCAGGCCGAGATCGAAAACGGCGACGTCGCCGCCCGCACCATCACCATGCCGCTGAGCACCAACCCGCGCGCCAAGATGCGCTCGCTCCGCCACGGCTTCGTCAAGCTGTTCTGCCGCCAGACCTCCGGCCGCGTCATCGGCGGCGTGGTCGTCGCCCCGACGGCCTCCGAGCTCATCCTGCCGATTGCGGTCGCCGTGACTAACCAGCTCACCGTGAACCAGCTGGCGGATTCCTTCGCGGTCTACCCGTCCCTGTCCGGCACCATCACCGAGGCCGCCCGCCGCCTGGTCGCCCACGATGATCTGGAGTAG
- a CDS encoding short-chain fatty acyl-CoA regulator family protein codes for MSKHYAGARIHALRKSRGLTQVAMAKELDLSTSYLNQLENDQRPLTVTVLMQLTQRFGVDPTYFSPVKDVRTISDLRAIFPQAPESTLSEIAARYPELMPELVDIARRVPESRPAGSYEVVRDFFYDANNYIHELDVLAEELSGRLGDSLFRLTQLSTLLDRELGVQVRFRAAGPHLRRQYDPETRQLDLQDGLTDAQLCFQMALQYCLLAYRDVLDNLVSELADADSRDLATYGLAQYFAAAVTMPYTAFLEQAEDFRYDVERLGTAFGTSFEATAQRLATLQRPGAQGVPFFFIRTDRAGNISKRQSATSFHFSRSGGSCPLWVVHRAFETPNRITRQVATMPDGHSYLWIARHIQGQAQPFGTPRKEFSVGLGCDISQAHRLIYSDALNLNPAAATPIGPGCTTCPRSACPQRAFPQSGVEAHHDLNASPNGLRF; via the coding sequence ATGAGCAAGCACTACGCGGGGGCAAGGATCCATGCGCTCCGCAAGTCCCGCGGACTCACCCAGGTCGCCATGGCCAAGGAGCTGGACCTGTCCACCAGCTACCTCAACCAGCTGGAAAACGACCAGCGCCCGCTGACCGTGACGGTGCTGATGCAGCTGACCCAGCGCTTCGGCGTGGACCCGACCTATTTCTCGCCAGTCAAGGACGTGCGCACCATCTCCGATCTGCGCGCCATCTTCCCCCAAGCACCCGAGTCGACGCTTTCCGAAATCGCCGCCCGCTACCCCGAGCTCATGCCGGAGCTCGTCGATATCGCCCGGCGCGTGCCCGAGTCCCGGCCTGCCGGATCCTACGAGGTCGTGCGGGATTTCTTCTACGACGCCAACAACTACATCCACGAGCTCGACGTCCTAGCCGAGGAGCTCTCCGGGCGACTGGGCGACAGCCTGTTCCGCCTGACCCAGCTGTCCACGCTGCTCGACCGCGAGCTCGGCGTGCAGGTCCGCTTCCGCGCGGCCGGCCCGCACCTGCGCCGTCAGTACGACCCTGAGACCCGGCAGCTGGATCTGCAGGACGGGCTGACCGATGCCCAGCTGTGCTTCCAGATGGCCCTCCAATACTGCCTGCTGGCCTACCGCGACGTCCTGGACAACCTGGTCTCCGAGCTGGCCGATGCCGACTCCCGCGACCTAGCCACCTACGGCCTGGCCCAGTACTTCGCCGCCGCCGTGACCATGCCGTACACCGCCTTCCTCGAGCAGGCCGAGGACTTCCGCTACGACGTCGAGCGCCTCGGCACCGCCTTCGGCACCAGCTTCGAGGCCACCGCCCAGCGGCTAGCCACCCTCCAGCGCCCCGGCGCCCAGGGCGTGCCGTTCTTTTTCATCCGCACCGACCGCGCGGGCAATATCTCCAAGCGCCAGTCCGCCACCAGCTTCCACTTCTCTCGCTCCGGCGGCTCCTGCCCGCTGTGGGTGGTCCACCGGGCCTTCGAGACCCCCAACCGCATCACCCGTCAGGTCGCCACCATGCCCGACGGGCACAGCTACCTGTGGATCGCCCGCCACATCCAGGGGCAGGCCCAACCCTTCGGCACCCCGCGCAAGGAGTTCTCCGTCGGCCTGGGCTGCGACATATCCCAGGCCCACCGACTCATCTACTCCGACGCCCTCAACCTCAACCCGGCCGCCGCCACCCCCATAGGGCCCGGGTGCACCACCTGCCCGCGCAGCGCCTGCCCCCAGCGCGCCTTCCCACAGTCCGGCGTCGAGGCGCACCACGATCTCAACGCCAGCCCCAACGGCCTGCGCTTCTAG
- the prpD gene encoding 2-methylcitrate dehydratase PrpD, translating into MIEHQVRTHKSAEDFPLEEHLAYKVAQVAADPVAVDDEVADMSINRIIDNAAVAVASVTRRPVTSARTMAEGHSVAEGGASVFGIDGTYSAEWAALANGTAVRELDFHDTFLAAEYSHPGDNIPPLLAVAQHKGLGGKELIRAVATGYEIQVNLVKGICLHEHKIDHVAHLGPSVAAGLGTLLELDTETIYQAVGQALHTTTATRQSRKGLISSWKAYAPAFAGKMAIEAVDRTMRGEGAPAPIWEGEDGFIAWMLHSPERTYTVPLPAPGEAKRAILDTYTKEHSAEYQSQAPIDLAIRMKQTLADKGLDTANIESIVLHTSHHTHYVIGTGANDPQKMDPQASRETLDHSIMYIFAVALQDGGWHHVDSYLPERAARPDTVELWHKISTVEDPEWTRRYHSHDPNEKAFGAKAVITFNDGTVVEDEMAVANAHPLGARPFERDNYIAKFRTLAEGLVDPAEQDRFLAAAQNLRELNDLSELNVRLNDAALAQAPNTPEGLF; encoded by the coding sequence ATGATTGAGCACCAAGTACGCACCCACAAGTCCGCGGAGGACTTCCCGCTGGAGGAGCACCTGGCCTACAAGGTGGCGCAGGTCGCCGCGGACCCGGTGGCCGTCGACGACGAGGTCGCGGACATGAGCATCAACCGCATCATCGATAACGCGGCCGTAGCGGTAGCCTCCGTCACCCGCCGCCCGGTCACCTCCGCGCGCACCATGGCCGAAGGCCACTCGGTCGCCGAAGGCGGCGCCAGCGTCTTCGGCATCGACGGCACCTACTCCGCCGAGTGGGCCGCCCTGGCCAACGGCACCGCCGTGCGCGAGCTGGACTTCCACGACACCTTCCTGGCCGCCGAATACTCCCACCCCGGAGACAACATCCCGCCGCTGCTGGCCGTCGCCCAGCACAAGGGCCTGGGCGGCAAGGAGCTCATCCGCGCGGTGGCCACCGGCTACGAGATCCAGGTCAACCTGGTCAAGGGCATCTGCCTCCACGAGCACAAGATCGACCACGTCGCCCACCTCGGCCCGTCCGTGGCCGCCGGCCTGGGCACCCTGCTGGAGCTGGACACCGAGACCATCTACCAGGCCGTGGGCCAGGCGCTGCACACCACCACCGCCACCCGCCAATCCCGCAAGGGCCTTATTTCCTCCTGGAAGGCCTACGCCCCGGCGTTCGCCGGCAAGATGGCCATCGAGGCCGTCGACCGGACCATGCGCGGCGAGGGCGCGCCGGCCCCCATCTGGGAGGGCGAGGACGGCTTCATCGCCTGGATGCTGCACTCCCCGGAGCGCACCTACACCGTGCCGCTGCCTGCCCCCGGCGAGGCCAAGCGCGCCATCCTGGACACCTACACCAAGGAGCACTCCGCGGAATATCAGTCCCAGGCGCCCATCGACCTGGCCATCCGCATGAAGCAGACCCTGGCGGACAAGGGCCTAGACACCGCCAACATCGAGTCCATCGTCCTGCACACCTCGCACCACACCCACTACGTCATCGGCACCGGCGCGAACGACCCGCAGAAGATGGACCCGCAGGCCTCCCGCGAGACCCTGGACCACTCCATCATGTACATCTTCGCCGTGGCCCTGCAGGATGGCGGCTGGCACCACGTGGACTCCTACCTGCCGGAGCGCGCCGCCCGCCCGGACACCGTGGAGCTGTGGCACAAGATCTCCACCGTGGAAGACCCCGAGTGGACCCGCCGCTACCACTCCCACGACCCGAACGAGAAGGCCTTCGGCGCCAAGGCGGTCATCACCTTCAACGACGGCACCGTGGTCGAGGACGAGATGGCCGTGGCCAATGCCCACCCGCTGGGCGCGCGCCCGTTCGAGCGCGACAACTACATCGCCAAGTTCCGCACCCTCGCCGAGGGCTTGGTCGACCCGGCCGAGCAGGACCGCTTCCTGGCCGCCGCCCAGAACCTGCGCGAACTCAACGATCTGAGCGAGCTCAATGTCCGGCTTAACGATGCCGCCCTCGCCCAAGCCCCCAACACCCCGGAAGGACTCTTCTAA
- the prpB gene encoding methylisocitrate lyase — protein MAGLFGSTVTDTEKRQALRQALADENITTLPGAFNPLTARLIQDIGGFGGVYISGAVLANDLGLPDIGLTTLTEVAQRAGQIARVTDLPVLVDADTGFGEPMSAARTIAALEDAGLAGCHLEDQVNPKRCGHLDGKEVVETDVMVRRITAAVNERRDENFVICARTDAAGIHGIDEAIERAKAYADAGADLIFTEALYSPADFEKFRAAVDIPLLANMTEFGKTELLSAQQLQDLGYNAVIWPVSTFRVAMGATEDFLRDMANTGLQTEWLERMQHRSRLYELVRYDEYNAFDNSVFTYSKDSYRPTF, from the coding sequence ATGGCTGGCCTGTTTGGTTCCACCGTCACCGATACTGAGAAGCGCCAGGCGCTGCGCCAGGCCCTGGCGGACGAGAACATCACCACGTTGCCCGGCGCCTTCAACCCGCTGACCGCGCGGCTTATCCAGGACATCGGCGGCTTCGGCGGCGTCTACATCTCCGGTGCCGTGCTGGCCAACGACCTGGGCCTGCCGGACATCGGCCTGACCACCCTGACCGAGGTGGCCCAGCGCGCCGGGCAGATCGCCCGCGTGACCGACCTGCCCGTGCTGGTCGATGCCGACACCGGCTTCGGCGAGCCCATGTCCGCCGCCCGCACCATCGCCGCGCTGGAGGACGCCGGCCTGGCCGGCTGCCACCTGGAGGACCAGGTCAACCCGAAGCGCTGCGGCCACCTAGACGGCAAGGAGGTCGTGGAAACCGACGTGATGGTGCGCCGCATTACCGCTGCCGTCAACGAGCGCCGCGACGAGAACTTCGTCATCTGTGCGCGTACGGACGCCGCCGGCATCCATGGCATCGACGAGGCCATCGAGCGCGCCAAGGCCTACGCCGACGCCGGCGCCGACCTGATCTTCACGGAGGCGCTCTACAGCCCCGCGGACTTCGAGAAGTTCCGCGCCGCGGTGGACATCCCGCTGCTGGCCAACATGACGGAGTTCGGTAAGACCGAGCTGCTCAGCGCCCAGCAACTGCAGGATCTGGGCTACAACGCCGTCATCTGGCCGGTCTCGACCTTCCGCGTGGCCATGGGCGCGACCGAGGACTTCCTCCGCGACATGGCGAATACCGGCTTGCAGACCGAATGGCTCGAGCGCATGCAGCACCGCTCCCGCCTCTACGAGCTGGTCCGCTACGACGAGTACAACGCCTTCGACAACTCGGTGTTCACCTACTCCAAGGACTCCTACCGTCCTACCTTCTAA
- a CDS encoding bifunctional 2-methylcitrate synthase/citrate synthase translates to MSDTAADTKNQEPEIRKGLYGVVVDETAISKVVPETNSLTYRGYPVQELARYCCFEEVAYLLWNGKLPGQESLIRFSAREKALRHLDRHLIDLIKSMPLSCHPMDVLRTAISYIGAQDPEAYTRDSEHIRRTALELMAKIPTIIALDLRRRRGEDYIQPSRKKGFAENFLWMVFGEEEGSPANNRADIEAFDKSLILYAEHSFNASTFSARVVTSTMSDTYSAIVAAIGALKGPLHGGANEAVMKNFLEVADPAKAEEWTKNKLANKELVMGFGHRVYKNGDSRVPTMEAAFKELAKEHGQEQWVEMYDIMAKTMYENTSIKIRPNLDFPAGPAYHILGFDIEFFTPIFVMSRITGWTAHIVEQNENNSLIRPLSAYVGEEQRSVPPKSY, encoded by the coding sequence ATGTCTGATACCGCAGCTGATACCAAGAACCAGGAACCGGAGATCCGCAAGGGCCTCTACGGCGTCGTCGTCGACGAGACCGCCATCTCCAAGGTCGTCCCGGAGACCAACTCCTTGACCTACCGCGGCTACCCGGTCCAGGAACTGGCCCGCTACTGCTGCTTCGAGGAGGTCGCCTACCTGCTGTGGAACGGCAAGCTGCCCGGCCAGGAATCCCTCATCCGCTTCTCCGCCCGGGAAAAGGCCCTGCGCCACCTGGACCGCCACCTCATCGACCTGATCAAGTCGATGCCGCTGTCCTGCCACCCGATGGACGTCCTGCGCACCGCCATCTCCTACATCGGCGCCCAGGACCCGGAGGCCTACACCCGCGACTCCGAGCACATCCGCCGCACCGCCCTGGAGCTGATGGCCAAGATCCCGACGATCATCGCCCTGGACCTCCGCCGCCGCCGCGGTGAGGACTACATCCAGCCCTCCCGCAAGAAGGGCTTCGCCGAGAACTTCCTGTGGATGGTCTTCGGCGAGGAGGAAGGCTCCCCGGCCAACAACCGCGCTGATATCGAGGCATTCGACAAGTCGCTCATCCTCTACGCGGAGCACTCCTTCAACGCCTCCACCTTCTCCGCCCGCGTGGTTACCTCCACCATGTCGGACACCTACTCCGCCATCGTGGCCGCCATCGGCGCCCTCAAGGGCCCGCTGCACGGCGGCGCCAACGAGGCCGTGATGAAGAACTTCCTGGAGGTCGCGGATCCGGCCAAGGCGGAGGAGTGGACCAAGAACAAGCTGGCCAACAAGGAACTGGTCATGGGCTTTGGTCACCGCGTCTACAAGAACGGCGACTCCCGCGTTCCCACCATGGAGGCCGCCTTCAAGGAGCTGGCCAAGGAGCACGGCCAGGAGCAGTGGGTCGAGATGTACGACATCATGGCGAAGACCATGTACGAAAACACCTCCATCAAGATCCGCCCGAACCTGGACTTCCCGGCCGGCCCTGCCTACCACATCCTGGGCTTCGACATTGAGTTCTTCACGCCCATCTTCGTGATGTCCCGCATCACCGGCTGGACCGCCCACATCGTGGAGCAAAACGAGAACAACTCGCTCATCCGCCCGCTGTCCGCCTACGTTGGCGAGGAGCAACGCTCGGTCCCGCCGAAGTCCTACTAA